From the Syngnathus typhle isolate RoL2023-S1 ecotype Sweden linkage group LG22, RoL_Styp_1.0, whole genome shotgun sequence genome, the window AGTTCTTCATCCCTCTTATGTCTTCTTCCGTATCCCCTAGGCCTCGATTTCCTCTTGTCCCTTTCACCGTCGAGCCCCCAGGATTCCTGACTGCGTTCCTCATCTGGTTCCTCTCTGGGTTCCTCTGACAGTTCTTCATCCCTCTTATGTCTTCTTCCGTATCCCCTAGGCCTCGATTTCCTCTTGTCCCTTTCACCGTCGAGCCCCCAGGATTCCTGACTGCGTTCCTCATCTGGTTCCTCTCTGGGTTCCTCTGACAGTTCTTCATCCCTCTTATGTCTTCTTCCGTATCCCCTAGGCCTCGATTTCCTCTTGTCCCTTTCACCGTCGAGCCCCCAGGATTCCTGACTGCGTTCCTCATCTGGTTCCTCTCTGGGTTCCTCTGACAGTTCTTCATCCCTCTTATGTCTTCTTCCGTATCCCCTAGGCCTCGATTTCCTCTTGTCCCTTTCACCGTCGAGCCCCCAGGATTCCTGACTGCGTTCCTCATCTGGTTCCTCTCTGGGTTCCTCTGACAGTTCTTCATCCCTCTTATGTCTTCTTCCGTATCCCCTAGGCCTCGATTTCCTCTTGTCCCTTTCACCGTCAAGCCCCCAGGATTCCTGACTGCGTTCCTCATCTGGTTCCTCTCTGGGTTCCTCTGACAGTTCTTCATCCTTCTTATGTCTTCTTCCGTATCCCCTAGGCCTCGATTTCCTCTTGTCCCTTTCACCGTCGAGCCCCCAGGATTCCTGACTGCGTTCCTCATCTGGTTCCTCTCTGGGTTCCTCTGACAGTTCTTCATCCCTCTTATGTCTTCTTCCGTATCCCCTAGGCCTCCATTTCCTCTTGTCCCTTTCATTGTCAAGCCCCCACGACTCCTGACTGCGTTCGtagtcctcctcctcatcttctcccAAAGGCTCCTTGTCGCGTTTGGGCTTCTGGTGGAACCCTCCTGGCCTCCAGCTGCTTCTCTTCTCCCGTTCCTCCTCTACCTCGCCATCATCTTCCTGGTGCCTTTTCTCCAAACTCCAGGATTCCTGATTGTGTCCGCCCTCTGGGGTCACCTGAATGGGCTCCACAGACCTCAGAAATTCTTGGATGTCTTCTGCATCCTTGACCTCGGGCTCCTCTACGTGATCTTTATCCTGCTCTTCATTGCTCTTCTTATCCGGCGGCGCACGTTTAATTCCTTCAACGGGACAGAATGGGTCAatatggcagccattttgcttcTGACCTACCTGGAATGTTGCACAAACCTGCTCGGAGAATCTCTTTGCACTCTTGATCCAGTTGGGAGTCCGGTTGGGAGAGCGCTTTGGATAGAACCTCCACCAAACATCTTGTCACCTAATTAATATTCAAGGTATGTTTTGATTTCTAATCACCAAACCGATAATCATAAAATTACCTTCTCCTGCATTATTCATCACTGATATATTTCCTATACATTGCTAACAAATATAGCCAATTGAATACAGTGAGAGttccataataataattatgtgTATGGCATGGTTACGATcacgtgacccccccccccccccccctccatgctTTCATTGGCGATTGCACGCATGTCTCGAAAATAGTCTAAAAACTTACCACATCTTCTCTTTGGCCATCCTTGCCCACTGGAAGTGCTCGATTCCCTAAACAGAAGACAAACATACCggtcttttatttaaaaataaaaaaaaaaacgcaagaaaagaagaagaaaaaaaaaagagaaaaaaactcgAGTCGGAGTAAAAAGTGGTAAAGtcgctgtccgtggtgctgaactCACCTATAAGGAAAGCGAACCCAAGCAGCAGGAAAAGAGGAGTCGGTGTCATTTTGTTGAAGTGCGTTGTCCCTCCCGATGCAGCGGGAGAGATGCTCTTGCAAGAAAGGGAGCAGTACCTCCAAATATAAAGGCGCTCCGAGTGGAGgatggaggaggaaggagagagagagagagagaggagagagagagagagagagagagagggagagagagagagagagagagagagagagagagagagagagagagagagagagagagagagagagagagagagagagagagagagagagagagagagagagagagagagagagagagagagagagcgggaaGGAGCGTGGGAGGGGACGCTCGTGTCATGACTCATTAGACCTGCAGGGAGAATAGACaacaacttgtttttttttcctcctctcccGTGGATGAAATTACCCATCACACAGGTGATGGTTTAAACATTATTGAGAGGAACATGGTGGTTGTCCGCAGGAGGGGGCTTAATGCAGCGAGGAGCCCAAAGGCAATCACACACCCtgcaaatttcattgtcacaaccCCCATTTTTAGTTCTGTTCCGATAAGAAACCGGAATTGTTGCATGCGTTGTTAACCATGCGGTactacatttattttaaagtgtTTTTATGCATCTTTAAGGACACCTTTACTTTCGAACTCAGTGGCAAAACAATACATAAGGGTTGAATTAAATATTTAGAGTTCACATTTACATAAAGTAAGAACAATTATTCAAactaatatataaatatgtttgaattttaaaaatgaatctaTTATTTATCCAGCGTGTGGGCAGAGCGCCTCGTTGTTGGGGCTTTGAGCAGCTCAAACAtgaacatgacaaacacaagtTGAGTCcattttgattgacagcagAATAGCCAGAGtgcattatatttattttgaccTTACTGTCGCCAAAATACAAACCTTGTGACCTCCCAAGATTCCCCCTTAAACACATTTTATACAAAATGACCTTTTACGTATAGATCGCACTCGGATTCAATcttgaccccccaccccccgggtGAGCCGACGTCCATGTTTGTTAGGAGAATCATGCATGCGAGTAGCAGGATGTCTTTGAGTGGAAGGGAGAGGAGGGGGGTAAAGAAAGGGGGCCGCGGCTAGCGGCATTCAATCATCCACGCCCGCCACACTCTCATCAACAGTGTGCACTCATATGTGACGCCCTGCAATGATGCTCTGTGgcctttttttatattaaagaaaagagaaaaaagtgcTGTGAGAAGCACAACACTACATCACAATTTGCAGTCCAATGTACTAAACTACAACAGATAAAACACAATGTACTTTGTAATGAGGATTTACAAGAGCAGGCTGATGcaggatgtttttttgtttttttttattgctgttaAAAATTTACGCTTTGTGCCGTGAGCGTGACAAACAGCCGCAGAACTTTGATATTGCATTCgatgcaatttttcattttcttgtaAGAAGCCCACTGAAGTTTTATTTTAGccgtttgataaaaaaaaaaaaaaaattgaagtttGTTAGTGATTGGTTGTAAAAAGTCTCCACAccccattatttaaaaaataaaaatatcatttAAATTTTCTCCACACCATTAATGTGTTGTATAACGTATACATGTCAGTAATGtgtttgcacaagtgtgcacacccaggACTGCGGCTATGTTCATGTGACGCAGATGTGAAGACTGAAGCTTGGACTTGGCAGAGCAAACATTTGATGGTCCTTTCAATCATTAGCAGCAAGCAATGTCAAACTGTGGTTAACTTGGCTAGCTTCCTTCTGCTAACGCAACAACAGTGGTCGAGAGCTACGATCATGATTAGCTGCAATACTCAAGCGTCTCCTTCTTCTCCTGCCGTAGAAACGTTTGGACAAGCGAAGTCAGCCTGTCACTGCCAGGAGTTGATTTGTGTAGGTAAAGTTTAAGTTTaatcaaaaatatatttgagtGGCTCAGCAAGAATAATCTGTGCAAAGAGGTTTTGCCTTCAAACTTGTGTTATTTATTCTTACAAATTTTTATAGTATGAGCCATAAGCgggaaaaaaagtgaagaatCTTAATGAGCTCTTTAGGGAGATAAAGTACCATTGAGCCAAAATCTTTGTGGATAAATAATTGATGAGCGTTTTGTGGATATTACGTCGCATTTTGCTCGAGGGGGAATCAAATCAAAACACGCCATTTTATTCAATTGATCTCTGTGTCAATtaaaagtgtgtttatgtgacTGTTGGTGCTTCTTCCCTTTTGTGGCCTTTCAGTTGAGACACTGGCGATTAAGGTGAAAGGTCAGCGAGTAACAATCTAATTATTTACAAATGAATCCAACCTCAGGTGACAAGTGTCAATCAAATTGTGACGCTTAAATAAAAGAGGACGTTGACCTTTATTTGAATGGATAATCTTGTTGTTTAGAACAAGATTGGGACCCAGAAAGGAGCtggatttttttgctttgtgcaCACATTTAGATGGAGGAGGACAAAATGGAGGTCGGGGGAGATCCCCTAAAGTCTTTCATGGGTGCCAAAGAGGAGCGTAACAACAGAGTGACCGTGTACAGTGTGACGGAGACCCCTCCCTGGTACCTGTGCACTTTTTTGGCCTTCCAGGtgattccaaaacaaaaaaagtc encodes:
- the chgb gene encoding secretogranin-1, which encodes MTPTPLFLLLGFAFLIGNRALPVGKDGQREDVVTRCLVEVLSKALSQPDSQLDQECKEILRAGIKRAPPDKKSNEEQDKDHVEEPEVKDAEDIQEFLRSVEPIQVTPEGGHNQESWSLEKRHQEDDGEVEEEREKRSSWRPGGFHQKPKRDKEPLGEDEEEDYERSQESWGLDNERDKRKWRPRGYGRRHKRDEELSEEPREEPDEERSQESWGLDGERDKRKSRPRGYGRRHKKDEELSEEPREEPDEERSQESWGLDGERDKRKSRPRGYGRRHKRDEELSEEPREEPDEERSQESWGLDGERDKRKSRPRGYGRRHKRDEELSEEPREEPDEERSQESWGLDGERDKRKSRPRGYGRRHKRDEELSEEPREEPDEERSQESWGLDGERDKRKSRPRGYGRRHKRDEELSEEPREEPDEERSQESWGLDGERDKRKSRPRGYGRRHKRDEELSEEPREEPDEERSQESWGLDGERDKRKSRPRGYSRRHKRDEELSEEPREEADDERSQESWGLDDERDKREWRPGRYHQRRHKRDEELSEEPREEADDERSQELWGLGDERDKREWRAGRYHQRRHKRDEEFSEDPDEDRSQESWDFDTDRYKRDWRPGRYHQRRHKRDEELSEDPDEERSQEYWDFDTDRYKRDWRPGRYHQRRHRRDEELSEDPDEERSQEYWDFDTDRYKRDWRPGRYHQRRHKRDEELSEDPYEDRSQESWDFGKEKKAWKPWRYYQNKPKLDEELSEEKREKSDGERSQEYWSFDKRHDEDDHNNKYHKHGGEELSDDEDLRDDSDNPEDKSEALRYLPDKRNPWIYRGYYHPAWFKRNPEDHEAPNKMDEAAKQLGLKLDQLVKQEASEGAVQARALTPREEKALENLAAMDEEMKKISAKLHEKK